The Acidianus infernus genome window below encodes:
- a CDS encoding 50S ribosomal protein L37e, whose translation MKGTPSFGKMNKGATHIRCRRCGRNAYNPRKHYCAACGFGRSKRIRRYSWQNKKVNGIRLV comes from the coding sequence ATGAAAGGAACACCATCATTTGGTAAAATGAATAAAGGTGCTACACATATTAGGTGCAGAAGATGTGGAAGAAATGCATACAATCCGAGGAAGCATTATTGTGCAGCATGCGGATTTGGTAGATCTAAGAGAATAAGGAGATATAGTTGGCAGAATAAGAAGGTTAATGGAATAAGGTTAGTTTAA
- the speE gene encoding polyamine aminopropyltransferase: protein MSQFGWSWHLEWQSPCEFHGHLINRVIVDLKTQYQRVMVAELARFGKVLIIDGKIQSSVADEYIYHETLVHPLMLSVENPENVLILGGGEGATLREVLKHKTVKKATMVDIDQAVIDFAKQYLTEWHRGSFDDKRSRIIISDAKDYIEKTTETYDAIILDLTDPIKGNTSYKLYTKEFYEKIKSRLNKGGAMVTQATSPSFSLCVFSTIFNTLRQVFKLVSASIVYVPAFDGLWGFVYASDYVNPISLTKEQVNKRIKDRIEGELRFYDGETHSMIFSMPKDIRQYLANEKRISTEENPIYVPA from the coding sequence ATGAGCCAGTTTGGCTGGAGTTGGCATTTAGAATGGCAAAGTCCTTGTGAATTTCATGGCCATTTAATAAATAGAGTAATTGTTGATTTAAAGACGCAATATCAAAGAGTTATGGTAGCAGAGCTTGCAAGGTTTGGTAAGGTATTAATAATAGATGGTAAGATTCAGTCCAGTGTAGCCGATGAGTATATATATCATGAAACTTTAGTTCATCCACTAATGCTTAGTGTTGAAAATCCAGAAAACGTATTAATTCTAGGTGGAGGAGAAGGAGCAACACTTAGGGAAGTATTAAAGCATAAGACCGTCAAAAAAGCTACAATGGTAGATATAGATCAAGCAGTTATAGATTTTGCTAAACAATACTTAACCGAATGGCATAGAGGATCTTTTGATGATAAAAGAAGCAGGATTATAATATCGGACGCAAAGGATTATATTGAGAAAACCACCGAAACTTATGATGCAATAATTCTAGATTTGACGGATCCCATAAAGGGTAATACCTCATATAAGCTATATACAAAAGAATTTTACGAAAAGATAAAATCAAGATTAAACAAAGGAGGAGCAATGGTAACCCAAGCAACTTCTCCATCATTCTCCTTATGTGTTTTCTCAACAATTTTCAATACGCTTAGGCAAGTGTTTAAGCTAGTGTCTGCATCAATAGTTTATGTTCCAGCGTTTGACGGGTTATGGGGATTTGTCTACGCTTCAGACTATGTAAATCCAATATCTTTAACTAAAGAGCAAGTTAACAAGAGAATTAAAGACAGAATAGAAGGCGAACTCAGATTTTATGATGGAGAAACTCATTCAATGATATTTAGTATGCCAAAAGATATAAGGCAATATCTTGCAAATGAAAAAAGAATATCGACGGAAGAGAATCCAATATATGTCCCAGCTTGA
- the spn gene encoding bifunctional sugar-1-phosphate nucleotidylyltransferase/acetyltransferase has translation MQVVILAAGKGERLEPITHTRPKPFVPLLGSTLIERTINSIKERNIGNEILVVIPSDYPEEYKEFYSRLKDVKLVKQKTDYGTASALLSVRDEIKDEEFLLIYGDILVDENAIEKVSSAARNAILGVKVNNPRDFGVLNISEDGYLKNILEKPQNPPSNLINGGIYKLSSKIFEYIDKISKSVRGEYELTDAINLFSSENKIEIIKYDGLWMDIGKPWDIIDANKALLDIEKPRILGEVEDGVKIKGKVIIEEGARVLHGTYIEGPVFIGKNSIIGPNSYLRPYTVLCGNNKIGASVEVKASVIMENTKVPHLSYVGDSVISEDVNFGAGTLVANLRFDEAEVKVFIKGERVSSGRKKLGTFIGAHVRTGINVSILPGVKIGAYAKIYPGAVVNRDVKKGEFYKG, from the coding sequence TTGCAAGTAGTAATCCTAGCAGCGGGTAAAGGAGAAAGATTAGAGCCAATTACTCATACTAGACCTAAACCTTTTGTTCCACTTTTAGGTTCTACATTAATTGAAAGAACTATTAATTCTATTAAGGAGAGAAATATAGGTAATGAAATTTTAGTAGTAATTCCTTCAGATTATCCCGAAGAATATAAGGAATTTTACTCGAGGCTTAAAGATGTAAAACTAGTTAAACAAAAAACAGATTACGGTACAGCCTCTGCCTTACTGAGCGTAAGAGATGAAATTAAGGACGAAGAATTCCTCTTAATATATGGGGATATTCTTGTAGATGAAAATGCCATAGAGAAAGTTTCTTCAGCAGCTCGTAACGCGATTCTTGGAGTGAAGGTAAATAACCCACGCGATTTTGGCGTGCTAAATATCTCAGAAGATGGTTATTTGAAGAATATCTTGGAAAAACCCCAGAATCCTCCATCCAATTTGATAAATGGTGGAATTTATAAGTTAAGTAGTAAAATATTTGAATATATAGATAAAATTTCCAAATCTGTTAGGGGTGAATATGAGCTAACAGATGCAATAAATTTGTTTTCTAGCGAAAATAAAATAGAAATAATAAAATATGATGGATTGTGGATGGATATTGGAAAACCTTGGGATATAATAGATGCTAATAAGGCGCTTTTAGATATAGAAAAGCCTAGAATTCTAGGAGAGGTTGAGGATGGAGTAAAAATTAAAGGTAAAGTTATAATTGAAGAAGGTGCAAGAGTTCTTCATGGTACATATATAGAAGGTCCAGTTTTTATAGGGAAAAATTCAATAATTGGCCCTAATAGTTATTTAAGACCTTATACAGTTTTATGTGGAAATAATAAGATAGGAGCATCAGTAGAGGTAAAAGCATCAGTAATAATGGAAAATACAAAAGTTCCACATTTAAGTTATGTAGGTGACAGTGTTATTTCTGAAGATGTTAATTTTGGTGCAGGTACTTTAGTTGCTAATTTAAGATTTGATGAGGCAGAAGTTAAGGTTTTTATAAAGGGTGAGAGAGTTTCGTCTGGAAGAAAGAAGTTAGGAACTTTTATAGGAGCCCATGTTAGGACTGGGATAAATGTATCTATTTTACCTGGAGTTAAAATAGGAGCATATGCAAAAATATATCCCGGTGCCGTAGTTAATAGAGACGTCAAAAAGGGGGAATTTTATAAAGGCTAG
- the tfe gene encoding transcription factor E — translation MLNLAKSLLGEEYTELLEFLLNKKTEMTDDEIANELGIKVNEIRKKLYALADQGLVSYRKSRDKDTGWYIYYWKVNTEQINEILLNRKREILEKLKARLEYESNNEFYMCPEDKSKYTFDEAFENEFKCPKCGSQLIYYDSSKVRQVLEKKINELQEEIDKETKLGAKSS, via the coding sequence ATACTAAATTTAGCTAAGAGCTTATTAGGAGAAGAGTATACAGAACTATTGGAATTTCTTTTAAATAAAAAGACTGAAATGACTGATGACGAAATAGCTAATGAGTTGGGTATAAAAGTTAATGAGATAAGAAAAAAGCTCTATGCATTAGCAGATCAAGGGCTTGTTAGTTATCGTAAAAGTAGAGATAAGGATACAGGTTGGTATATATACTATTGGAAAGTTAATACTGAGCAAATTAATGAAATACTATTAAATAGAAAAAGGGAAATTTTAGAAAAATTAAAAGCAAGATTAGAGTATGAATCTAATAATGAATTTTATATGTGTCCAGAAGATAAAAGTAAATATACCTTTGATGAAGCGTTTGAGAACGAGTTTAAATGCCCAAAATGTGGATCTCAATTAATATATTATGATTCCAGCAAAGTAAGACAAGTATTAGAGAAAAAAATTAATGAGTTGCAAGAAGAGATAGATAAAGAGACTAAACTTGGAGCTAAAAGTAGTTGA
- the trmJ gene encoding tRNA (cytidine-2'-O-)-methyltransferase TrmJ, with amino-acid sequence MLRVVLVEPEGEYNVGFVARLCKNFEVDELFIVRPKCDINSAIKFSAKGESILRNAKIVDNYDDALKDVEIKIATSSIANNKGDILRKAVFPWELPSIMKSEKIALIFGRESVGLTREEISKADFLLFIPANPNYPTLNLSHAVGIALYEIWKAKHEIKPKITKESIDLLDKYAKILYDLIKRSEEDYVLYIALKRALIKGINDEEEARTVIKFLRRLYTRILHEDKE; translated from the coding sequence ATGCTGAGGGTAGTGTTAGTTGAGCCTGAAGGAGAGTACAATGTAGGTTTTGTAGCTAGATTATGTAAAAATTTTGAAGTAGATGAATTATTTATCGTAAGACCAAAATGTGATATTAATTCTGCAATAAAATTTTCTGCGAAAGGAGAGAGTATTTTGCGTAACGCTAAGATAGTAGATAACTATGATGATGCACTAAAAGATGTAGAGATAAAGATAGCAACTTCCAGTATTGCTAACAATAAAGGAGACATTTTAAGGAAAGCGGTATTTCCTTGGGAATTACCAAGTATAATGAAATCAGAAAAGATAGCGTTAATTTTTGGTAGAGAAAGTGTTGGGTTAACGAGAGAAGAAATAAGTAAAGCAGACTTCCTTCTTTTTATACCAGCTAATCCTAATTATCCTACCCTTAATTTATCACATGCAGTAGGGATTGCTTTATATGAGATATGGAAGGCAAAGCATGAGATCAAACCCAAAATAACTAAGGAATCTATAGACCTCTTAGATAAATACGCAAAAATTCTATATGATCTAATAAAAAGGAGTGAAGAAGATTATGTGCTGTATATTGCATTGAAAAGAGCCTTAATTAAAGGGATAAATGATGAAGAAGAAGCAAGAACGGTAATAAAATTTCTTAGGAGACTTTATACAAGAATTTTGCATGAAGATAAAGAATGA
- a CDS encoding multiprotein bridging factor aMBF1 — MQKQPQKYCEMCGMPIRGKGFTVVYEGSVITVCEACYSKIKKSAKIYEERPKKTQIIKQQSQNINNKKPEIEVEVVDDYYKVIKSARERLGLTTKQLAEKMRVSENIIKRFEQGKLKPTIEQAKELEKILSVKLLYTVPNEETQRVEKNFELTLGDIVNIREKK; from the coding sequence ATTCAGAAACAACCACAAAAATACTGTGAAATGTGCGGCATGCCAATACGTGGAAAAGGTTTTACGGTGGTCTATGAAGGTAGTGTAATCACCGTTTGTGAAGCATGTTACTCAAAGATTAAAAAATCTGCTAAAATTTATGAAGAAAGACCTAAAAAAACACAGATAATAAAACAACAGAGTCAAAATATCAATAACAAAAAACCAGAAATAGAAGTTGAAGTAGTGGACGATTACTATAAAGTAATTAAAAGTGCAAGAGAGCGTTTAGGCCTTACTACTAAACAATTAGCGGAGAAAATGAGAGTTTCTGAAAATATAATAAAGAGATTTGAACAAGGCAAATTGAAGCCTACAATAGAACAAGCAAAGGAATTGGAAAAAATCTTATCAGTGAAATTACTATATACAGTGCCAAACGAGGAAACACAGAGAGTAGAGAAGAACTTTGAACTTACTTTAGGAGATATAGTAAATATAAGGGAAAAGAAATGA
- a CDS encoding 50S ribosomal protein L21e, with the protein MVSHSKGNRTRSRNLLKKSPRERGAIPSLSSLMYDYKPGDKVIIKINSAIHNGMPHRRFQGRVAEVVGKRGRAYELKLRVGNKEKLIIVRPEHLRLFKQ; encoded by the coding sequence ATGGTATCTCACTCTAAGGGTAACAGAACCAGGTCGAGAAATCTTTTGAAGAAATCTCCTAGAGAAAGAGGCGCAATTCCATCCTTAAGTTCATTAATGTATGATTATAAGCCTGGAGATAAGGTAATTATTAAAATAAATTCTGCAATACATAATGGGATGCCTCATAGAAGGTTTCAAGGGAGAGTTGCAGAGGTTGTAGGTAAGAGAGGTAGAGCTTACGAGCTAAAATTACGTGTGGGTAACAAGGAAAAATTGATAATTGTGAGACCAGAGCATCTTAGGTTATTTAAGCAGTGA
- a CDS encoding 16S ribosomal RNA methyltransferase A, producing MKLSQNFLVNEFFISKFSSYVKKDIKPVVEVGCGKGNISRLIDPDLCIEIDDKFIRYLKAYNLIIADARFLPIKRGQIVSSLPYSITEDFFLEVSKLDQVVSLVLILQKDFMDKILNYATYISFLLNYIFDIKTHEVIPPSAFTPSPRVYSIIVTFMRKRVYNAKVDEYLKCVSRFRNKKLKNVGEYCGFTSNSEKRVREFKPCQVIELLNLMGLNYV from the coding sequence ATGAAACTTTCACAAAATTTTTTGGTTAATGAGTTTTTTATTTCTAAATTTTCATCCTATGTAAAAAAGGATATAAAGCCAGTAGTTGAAGTTGGATGTGGTAAAGGTAATATTTCCAGGCTCATTGATCCTGATTTATGCATAGAGATTGATGATAAATTCATTAGGTATCTTAAAGCTTATAATCTTATTATCGCCGATGCGAGATTTTTACCTATAAAGAGAGGTCAGATAGTCTCCTCCTTACCTTATTCTATTACTGAAGATTTTTTCTTGGAAGTAAGTAAACTGGATCAAGTAGTCAGTTTAGTTTTAATCTTACAAAAAGATTTTATGGATAAAATATTGAATTACGCTACTTATATTTCTTTTCTACTTAACTATATTTTTGATATTAAAACTCACGAAGTTATTCCTCCTTCAGCTTTTACTCCAAGCCCTAGGGTTTATTCAATTATAGTAACTTTTATGAGGAAAAGGGTATATAATGCAAAAGTAGACGAGTATTTAAAATGTGTTAGCAGATTTAGGAATAAGAAATTAAAAAACGTAGGAGAATATTGTGGCTTTACATCTAATAGCGAAAAGCGTGTGAGGGAGTTTAAACCATGTCAAGTTATAGAACTATTGAATTTAATGGGATTAAATTATGTATAA
- a CDS encoding DUF655 domain-containing protein, with amino-acid sequence MMAENRRPYERKVERRVERREKFAYVLDYLREGNPLDKHKIHKNRPFAQLLGTDYFMLMEASTIKELQIEEKVDLENPSFGIKVDFIISYDDLTSVAKDTLNRVIKKIIEEKEKLFVEFFNKSEPLTLKLHALELLPGIGKKTLREILEERKKKPFESFKDIEDRTGIKNIIDIIAERILIEIERKDKYYLFAYPIDHKKPQATQQQEIIYVGYLEKLK; translated from the coding sequence ATGATGGCTGAGAATAGAAGGCCGTATGAGAGGAAAGTAGAAAGAAGAGTTGAGAGAAGGGAAAAGTTCGCGTACGTTTTAGATTATCTGAGAGAAGGTAATCCTTTAGATAAGCATAAAATTCATAAAAATAGGCCTTTTGCTCAATTACTTGGTACAGATTATTTCATGTTAATGGAAGCTTCTACAATTAAGGAATTGCAAATTGAAGAGAAAGTGGACTTAGAAAATCCTTCCTTCGGCATAAAGGTAGATTTTATAATTTCCTATGATGACTTAACTTCAGTAGCTAAAGATACTTTAAATAGGGTTATCAAAAAAATAATTGAAGAAAAAGAGAAGTTGTTTGTAGAATTCTTTAATAAATCTGAGCCTTTAACTCTTAAGCTCCATGCATTAGAACTTTTGCCTGGGATTGGTAAGAAAACTTTAAGGGAAATTTTAGAAGAGAGAAAAAAGAAGCCTTTCGAATCATTTAAGGATATTGAAGATAGAACCGGAATAAAGAATATTATTGATATAATAGCCGAGAGAATTCTTATCGAAATAGAGAGAAAGGACAAGTATTATTTATTTGCTTATCCTATAGACCATAAAAAGCCTCAAGCTACACAGCAGCAAGAGATTATTTATGTTGGATATTTGGAGAAGTTAAAATGA
- a CDS encoding 30S ribosomal protein S3ae: protein MSSKSTSAIRDKWKLKKWYTILAPKVFGEVVLGSTPAFDVSYTIGRKVETTLYDLTGDFSMVYVHLYFKVVSHDGDKLITSFYGHELSRDYVRSLVRRKSSKINEITDVRTKDGYLLRVKGLALTTYRVHREQRTAIRKIMEDLIKKDAEGRTFDEFVQDMVFGKLANDIFNEAKKIAPLRKVEIEKSKLLEAPSQEVTVASSNPSSG from the coding sequence ATGTCGTCAAAATCCACAAGTGCAATTAGAGATAAATGGAAGTTAAAAAAATGGTATACTATATTGGCTCCTAAAGTATTTGGAGAAGTTGTATTAGGATCCACGCCAGCATTTGATGTATCTTACACTATAGGTAGGAAAGTAGAAACTACGCTTTATGACTTAACTGGAGATTTTAGCATGGTTTATGTACATCTTTATTTCAAGGTAGTATCTCATGATGGCGATAAACTAATAACTAGCTTTTATGGACATGAATTATCTAGGGATTATGTTAGATCTTTAGTTAGAAGAAAAAGCTCTAAAATTAATGAAATTACTGATGTAAGAACTAAGGACGGTTATTTATTACGTGTTAAAGGTCTTGCTTTAACTACTTATAGAGTACACAGAGAACAAAGGACTGCAATAAGAAAAATTATGGAAGATTTAATAAAGAAAGACGCAGAAGGACGCACTTTTGACGAATTTGTTCAAGATATGGTGTTTGGAAAGCTAGCTAATGATATATTTAATGAGGCTAAGAAAATAGCACCATTAAGAAAAGTTGAGATAGAAAAATCAAAGTTACTTGAAGCTCCTTCTCAGGAGGTCACAGTTGCAAGTAGTAATCCTAGCAGCGGGTAA
- a CDS encoding DNA-directed RNA polymerase subunit F, with amino-acid sequence MSSVIIEEEHYIPYSVAKKYVYELIRNGNNSSILQRTYEYLNSITKCNDEDAAKLMEELAQLVEKEEIRAVIASICPTTVDEVRSILASDSKNYGQEILEKIVELVKKYLQKG; translated from the coding sequence TTGTCCTCAGTTATTATAGAGGAGGAGCATTATATTCCATATTCAGTAGCTAAGAAGTATGTATATGAACTAATCAGAAATGGTAATAACTCGAGTATCTTACAAAGAACATATGAATATCTTAATTCAATAACTAAATGTAATGACGAAGATGCTGCTAAACTTATGGAAGAGCTAGCTCAATTAGTGGAAAAAGAAGAAATACGGGCTGTTATAGCAAGTATATGCCCAACTACAGTAGATGAAGTCAGAAGTATTTTGGCATCTGATAGCAAGAATTATGGCCAAGAAATTCTAGAGAAAATTGTAGAACTTGTTAAGAAGTATCTTCAAAAAGGTTGA
- the hflX gene encoding GTPase HflX: protein MKAILFSSEEYLDEAKILSETAGYEIVSIYKLPKKPNPSYYIQEDKLNKLKNENIDAIIVFDLLKPRHFINLNKELGGKMKILDKLLLLLEIFALHAGSKEAQLQIELAKLKYELPIIKDVYKKHKISEQQGLLGAGVYGVESILRLYHRKIAKISKELMHIKELRESQVKQHESNGIPTVAITGYTNAGKTSIFNILTGLHQKVDSSMFTTTAPKRFKISINGQKLMLVDTVGFIRGIPPQIIEAFFVTLSEIKYADIILLVVDISLEDTLILEMLKSSFSTLRELGISGKPILIVANKTDKIPYEEIDRRSDLIYKISNEIYSPIIGIIPFSAKTLYNLSNLKTKIAESLLMYYNQEKKEIT, encoded by the coding sequence ATGAAAGCAATTCTGTTCTCATCGGAGGAGTATCTGGACGAAGCTAAAATATTGTCTGAAACTGCAGGATATGAAATTGTTAGTATATATAAACTTCCAAAAAAGCCAAATCCGTCATATTACATTCAAGAAGATAAGTTAAATAAGTTAAAAAACGAGAATATTGATGCTATAATAGTCTTTGATCTCTTAAAGCCTAGACATTTTATTAATTTAAATAAGGAATTAGGAGGAAAGATGAAAATTTTAGATAAGCTTTTACTGCTATTGGAAATTTTTGCTTTGCATGCTGGATCAAAGGAAGCTCAGTTACAAATTGAGCTAGCTAAATTAAAATATGAATTACCTATAATTAAAGATGTTTACAAAAAGCATAAAATATCTGAGCAACAAGGTCTATTAGGAGCAGGAGTTTATGGAGTAGAGTCAATACTTAGACTGTATCATAGAAAAATTGCAAAAATCTCAAAGGAGTTAATGCATATAAAGGAATTAAGAGAATCTCAAGTAAAGCAACACGAAAGTAATGGTATACCAACTGTAGCTATTACTGGTTATACAAACGCTGGAAAGACTTCAATATTTAATATACTAACTGGTCTCCACCAGAAAGTGGATTCCTCAATGTTTACAACTACTGCCCCTAAAAGATTTAAAATCTCTATAAACGGGCAAAAGCTGATGCTTGTCGATACTGTAGGTTTTATTAGAGGAATTCCTCCTCAAATTATTGAGGCGTTTTTCGTTACTCTATCAGAAATTAAGTATGCAGATATTATACTTCTAGTAGTAGATATATCCCTTGAAGATACATTAATTCTTGAAATGTTAAAGTCTTCATTTTCAACTTTAAGAGAATTAGGAATCTCTGGAAAACCCATACTAATAGTTGCTAATAAAACAGATAAGATACCTTATGAAGAAATAGATAGACGCTCAGATTTAATATATAAAATAAGTAACGAAATATATTCTCCTATTATTGGTATAATTCCGTTTTCTGCTAAAACTTTGTACAATCTATCTAATTTAAAGACAAAAATAGCAGAAAGTTTATTAATGTATTATAATCAGGAAAAAAAGGAAATTACATAG
- a CDS encoding LSM domain-containing protein, producing the protein MAETAHKVLAESLGSLVLVKLKGNKEVRGLLKSYDQHMNLVLSDSEEIQSDGSGKKIGTIVIRGDNVILISPIQQA; encoded by the coding sequence TTGGCAGAAACCGCACATAAGGTGCTTGCAGAATCATTAGGTAGCTTAGTATTAGTTAAATTAAAAGGAAACAAAGAGGTAAGAGGACTATTAAAAAGCTATGATCAACATATGAATTTGGTATTATCAGATTCCGAGGAAATACAAAGTGATGGCAGCGGAAAGAAGATTGGTACTATAGTAATTAGAGGAGATAACGTAATTCTTATATCCCCAATACAACAAGCATAA
- a CDS encoding HemK2/MTQ2 family protein methyltransferase, which produces MSSYRTIEFNGIKLCINDEVYEPAEDTELLLSIVKVKKGEKVIEIGSGSGIFSIISAKMGGKVYSIDINPFASLATLCSSKLNNLDIDVINCDMLTCLRNITFDVGIFNPPYLPFEEYDDWIKYSWSGGKSGSEVLVNFINTISARRLYILYSSLSNEDKILEAIRRRKMVINRKIEKTFGFERLIALELNAEGSVS; this is translated from the coding sequence ATGTCAAGTTATAGAACTATTGAATTTAATGGGATTAAATTATGTATAAACGACGAAGTTTATGAGCCTGCAGAAGATACCGAATTGCTGCTTTCAATTGTTAAAGTTAAGAAAGGAGAAAAAGTTATAGAAATTGGTTCTGGATCTGGCATATTTAGCATAATTTCAGCTAAAATGGGTGGAAAAGTATATTCCATAGACATTAATCCTTTCGCGTCTTTAGCTACGTTATGTAGTTCTAAGCTTAATAACCTTGATATAGACGTTATTAACTGTGACATGTTAACGTGTTTAAGAAATATAACATTTGACGTTGGTATATTTAATCCGCCATATTTGCCTTTTGAAGAGTACGATGATTGGATAAAATATAGCTGGTCTGGAGGCAAATCTGGATCTGAGGTTTTAGTCAATTTTATTAACACAATATCTGCTAGAAGACTATATATATTGTATTCTTCTCTGTCTAACGAAGATAAAATATTAGAGGCTATTAGAAGAAGGAAAATGGTAATTAATAGGAAAATAGAAAAAACTTTTGGCTTTGAAAGGCTTATAGCATTAGAGCTTAATGCTGAGGGTAGTGTTAGTTGA
- a CDS encoding RecB-family nuclease, with protein MKNIIVGLHNITSSQRLIDFAKIVFNLGVEKLVVTKASGTAAQVGIPEVGKLAFKLNKSLLILPDLKDSIELLKPSSVYLVSSSARDEINIEDIRNKKDSNQILIIFSGIESGFTKIEQSLGNYVKIPKLSGDLGPEAEVAILLYTLL; from the coding sequence GTGAAGAATATTATAGTTGGTTTGCATAATATTACAAGTTCACAAAGATTAATAGATTTTGCAAAAATAGTTTTTAATCTTGGTGTGGAGAAATTAGTTGTAACTAAAGCTAGTGGCACTGCAGCACAAGTAGGAATTCCAGAAGTAGGAAAATTAGCCTTTAAACTTAATAAATCCCTTTTAATTTTACCTGATTTGAAAGATTCAATAGAATTATTAAAACCCAGTTCAGTGTATTTAGTATCTTCTAGTGCCAGAGACGAAATAAATATTGAAGATATAAGAAATAAAAAAGATTCGAATCAAATATTAATAATATTCTCTGGCATAGAGAGTGGATTTACAAAAATAGAACAATCTTTAGGTAATTATGTAAAAATTCCTAAATTATCAGGGGATCTAGGACCAGAAGCAGAAGTTGCTATACTCTTGTATACGCTTCTTTAA
- a CDS encoding DNA cytosine methyltransferase, whose amino-acid sequence MELKVVDLFSGAGGFSLGFKNQGFNIALAIDINHAAARTYAENFPSTLVLEEDIRNVTGEEIIDILGSSPDILIGSPPCEGFTAANPSRLKNPVDRLYLDERGSLTLEFIRLVGELKPKIFVMENVPAIVETKELKDALILEFSKIGYEHIYFNFLRAEDYGNPSRRLRVFISNIQINPPKLAKKVTVHDAISDLDGRTDVPNNEIHEISEKKMLKISKLGFGDYLTMYRGSKKEIPLYIRLDPFDLAPTVLGNSRFIHPYHDRFLTVREQARLMSYPDEHVFIGSKDEQYNQIGEAVPVALSTAIASYIKVKIREEYYSWFA is encoded by the coding sequence TTGGAGCTAAAAGTAGTTGACTTATTTTCTGGAGCAGGAGGATTCTCTTTAGGGTTTAAAAACCAAGGATTTAATATAGCCCTGGCTATAGATATAAATCATGCAGCGGCTAGGACGTATGCTGAAAATTTTCCTTCGACACTTGTTCTAGAAGAAGATATAAGAAATGTTACTGGAGAAGAAATAATAGACATTTTAGGTTCAAGTCCAGATATTTTAATAGGAAGTCCTCCATGTGAAGGATTTACCGCTGCCAATCCATCTAGACTAAAAAATCCGGTAGATAGATTATACTTGGATGAAAGGGGGTCTTTAACACTAGAATTTATAAGACTTGTAGGGGAATTAAAACCTAAGATTTTCGTAATGGAAAACGTTCCTGCAATAGTTGAGACCAAGGAATTAAAAGATGCTTTAATACTTGAATTCTCAAAAATAGGATATGAGCATATTTATTTTAATTTTCTAAGGGCAGAAGATTACGGTAATCCTTCCAGAAGGTTAAGAGTGTTTATCTCTAACATACAAATAAACCCACCAAAATTAGCTAAAAAGGTTACAGTTCATGACGCGATATCAGATTTAGATGGGAGAACAGACGTTCCTAATAATGAGATTCATGAGATCTCTGAGAAAAAGATGCTAAAAATAAGTAAATTAGGCTTTGGCGACTATTTAACAATGTATAGGGGAAGTAAGAAAGAAATTCCGCTTTATATTAGGCTAGATCCTTTTGACTTAGCACCCACAGTTTTAGGAAATTCAAGATTTATTCATCCTTATCATGATAGATTCTTAACAGTAAGAGAACAAGCTAGATTAATGAGCTATCCTGACGAGCATGTCTTTATAGGAAGTAAAGATGAACAGTATAATCAAATAGGCGAAGCAGTTCCAGTAGCCTTATCAACTGCTATTGCATCATATATTAAGGTGAAAATACGTGAAGAATATTATAGTTGGTTTGCATAA